One window from the genome of Ammoniphilus sp. CFH 90114 encodes:
- a CDS encoding cation diffusion facilitator family transporter, which yields MKEERFKKAEFAAWIGIVGNIVLAIVKGFIGYIANSKALIADAVHSASDVVGSLAVLIGLRAARKPPDEDHPYGHGKAESIAAIVVSIIMFVVGLEVASASFETMREPLAAPGVIAIYAAIISMVVKEAMFRYKYKLGKRLNSQALIANAWDHRSDVYSSLAALVGIGGAVLGGKLGIPLLLYLDPLAGIVVSVLVLKMAYNILKESVHNTLDHVIHEEDAKELVDAVEKVDGVISVDQLFAREHGHYVIVDVKVGVNPNISVEKGHAIGKEVKHTLMNQFEHVQDVMVHINPYSGEFGNDNQPEVFH from the coding sequence ATGAAGGAAGAAAGATTTAAGAAGGCAGAGTTTGCTGCTTGGATCGGGATCGTCGGCAATATTGTACTGGCGATTGTAAAAGGTTTTATCGGTTATATTGCGAATAGTAAAGCGTTAATAGCTGATGCGGTACACTCAGCTTCCGATGTGGTAGGTTCCTTAGCAGTCTTGATTGGCTTGAGGGCTGCGAGAAAACCGCCGGATGAAGATCACCCCTATGGACACGGTAAAGCCGAGTCCATTGCAGCCATTGTTGTCAGCATTATTATGTTTGTGGTTGGCTTGGAAGTGGCTTCAGCCTCTTTTGAAACGATGAGGGAGCCCCTTGCTGCACCTGGAGTGATAGCGATCTATGCTGCTATTATTTCCATGGTAGTGAAGGAAGCGATGTTTCGATACAAGTACAAACTAGGGAAAAGATTAAACAGCCAAGCGCTTATTGCCAATGCTTGGGACCATCGATCAGATGTTTATTCTTCTTTAGCTGCACTGGTTGGTATTGGAGGAGCGGTATTAGGCGGAAAACTTGGTATTCCCCTTTTACTCTACCTAGATCCATTAGCTGGGATTGTCGTGTCTGTTCTTGTGCTCAAGATGGCTTACAATATTCTAAAGGAATCCGTCCACAATACTTTGGATCATGTTATACATGAAGAAGATGCCAAAGAACTAGTGGACGCGGTGGAGAAAGTCGATGGTGTAATTAGTGTAGACCAACTGTTTGCTCGTGAGCACGGACACTATGTTATTGTTGATGTAAAGGTTGGTGTAAACCCGAATATCTCTGTAGAAAAGGGTCACGCCATTGGTAAAGAAGTTAAGCATACGTTAATGAACCAATTTGAGCATGTTCAGGATGTTATGGTTCACATTAATCCTTACAGTGGTGAATTTGGTAATGACAATCAACCGGAGGTATTTCATTAA
- a CDS encoding single-stranded-DNA-specific exonuclease C-terminal domain-containing protein: protein MLPSRTQWVTPEIDEQAVATLQREIGISSVLARLLVHRQLHNPEQARTFLHPSLDHLHSPNVIPGIEMNVARIQKRMEEKKPIVVECALYLDSVIAASLLINLIIAAGGPKELVQVYAAKQERIPATEEFVVTVGIFEETVHKEKIIIHPDILKGESPFPRLSCSGIAYKFAQALLGESSQQFLDLAALGTLAAQSSLIGENRIMVKFGLDSLKRSKNIGIKALVKAIRLNKQVAPQLMAVTILNNISAQMELVHLLTADPGDDLASIVEALFQNSKESVQHVQEETDSLATRVDIDAESRVSDWNLATIEGLELLAPFGSGNLPPMFIIRQAELRDIRQVGLGQQDLKCTLIQEDVGIEAVGSDGLGQIVPQVSKNAVADIVGEPAIHEWNGVRRPQFLIRDLAIHHSQIFDYRGTNHKLDKIKKFAEPNSVFLCFRKESLAELSALVEGKKNYQVCLVPDEQHLYLHEFIPTLFWYDMPHSMDELRKVLRELPQYGRLYCLFGSDHRNQLASIPSRDQFKWLYGLLRTRQSLRVESIPAVAKARGVSENAIDFMIQVFLELGFLKYERSLIEVVPTPEKKDLAESHSYKMKQHELVMETEILYSNFEVLCQIINQDKIIHNHT from the coding sequence ATGCTGCCATCGCGAACTCAGTGGGTTACACCAGAAATTGACGAACAAGCGGTTGCCACGCTACAACGTGAAATTGGAATATCGTCCGTATTGGCCAGGTTATTAGTCCATAGACAGCTACATAATCCAGAACAAGCTAGAACATTTCTGCATCCATCGCTTGATCATCTTCACAGCCCCAACGTTATTCCTGGGATAGAGATGAACGTAGCGAGGATACAAAAAAGGATGGAAGAGAAAAAACCTATCGTTGTTGAGTGTGCTCTTTATTTAGACTCAGTTATAGCAGCAAGCTTATTAATAAATTTAATTATCGCTGCAGGCGGGCCTAAAGAACTTGTGCAAGTCTATGCTGCTAAGCAAGAGAGAATTCCTGCAACTGAAGAATTTGTCGTTACTGTAGGGATATTTGAGGAAACGGTCCATAAGGAAAAGATTATTATACATCCGGATATTCTAAAAGGAGAATCCCCTTTTCCTCGACTGTCTTGTTCAGGCATAGCTTATAAATTTGCTCAAGCCCTTCTAGGAGAATCCTCTCAACAGTTTCTTGACCTCGCCGCATTAGGGACACTTGCTGCTCAGTCATCTTTAATTGGGGAGAACCGGATTATGGTTAAATTCGGATTAGATTCTCTGAAGAGGAGTAAGAATATAGGGATTAAGGCATTAGTTAAAGCAATCCGCTTAAACAAACAAGTAGCTCCGCAACTTATGGCTGTTACAATACTGAATAATATATCGGCCCAAATGGAGTTGGTACACTTATTAACGGCTGATCCAGGAGATGATCTGGCATCTATTGTCGAAGCTTTATTTCAAAACAGTAAAGAGAGTGTTCAACATGTGCAAGAAGAGACCGACAGTTTGGCTACACGTGTAGACATTGATGCCGAGAGCCGAGTATCTGATTGGAATTTGGCTACGATTGAAGGACTTGAGTTATTGGCACCATTTGGAAGTGGGAATCTCCCTCCAATGTTTATTATCCGTCAAGCGGAACTAAGGGATATTCGTCAAGTGGGGTTAGGCCAACAGGATTTGAAGTGTACGTTAATTCAAGAAGATGTGGGGATAGAAGCTGTGGGAAGTGACGGTCTAGGTCAGATCGTTCCCCAAGTCTCGAAGAACGCGGTCGCTGATATTGTAGGTGAACCGGCTATCCATGAATGGAACGGCGTAAGAAGACCTCAATTTTTAATACGAGATTTAGCCATTCATCATAGTCAAATTTTCGATTACCGAGGGACTAACCATAAGTTAGATAAGATCAAGAAGTTTGCCGAACCAAACTCCGTCTTTTTATGTTTCCGTAAGGAGAGTCTTGCTGAGCTTAGTGCTCTTGTCGAGGGAAAGAAGAATTATCAGGTTTGTCTGGTACCAGATGAGCAACACTTATATCTCCACGAGTTTATTCCAACTCTTTTTTGGTATGATATGCCTCATTCAATGGATGAACTAAGGAAAGTCTTGAGGGAGTTGCCACAGTATGGAAGGCTTTATTGCCTATTTGGATCAGACCATCGTAACCAACTGGCTAGTATTCCATCTCGAGACCAATTCAAATGGCTGTATGGTTTGCTTAGAACTAGGCAGTCACTAAGAGTGGAATCGATCCCAGCAGTTGCCAAAGCTAGAGGAGTAAGTGAAAATGCCATTGATTTCATGATTCAAGTGTTCCTAGAATTAGGTTTTTTAAAGTACGAAAGATCGCTGATTGAAGTGGTACCAACACCTGAAAAGAAAGATCTAGCGGAATCCCATTCGTATAAGATGAAGCAGCACGAATTAGTAATGGAAACAGAAATCCTTTATTCCAATTTCGAAGTTTTATGTCAAATCATTAATCAGGATAAAATAATACATAACCATACTTAG
- a CDS encoding adenine phosphoribosyltransferase: MDFKDYIRVIPDFPKEGIRFKDITTLLKDGVAYKKAIDEIAQYAKDLKVDIIAGPEARGFVVGAPLAYALDAGFAPVRKSGKLPGEVISADYDLEYGKDQLAMHKDAIQPGQRVLIADDLLATGGTISTTVNLVRQLGGEIVGAAFLIELTYLNGKDKIKDIDVFSLVKY, encoded by the coding sequence ATGGATTTTAAAGATTATATTCGAGTTATCCCCGATTTCCCGAAAGAAGGAATCCGCTTCAAGGACATCACCACTTTACTGAAAGATGGTGTGGCTTATAAGAAAGCGATCGATGAAATTGCACAATACGCAAAGGACCTCAAGGTTGATATTATTGCCGGTCCAGAGGCTCGTGGATTTGTCGTAGGTGCTCCTCTGGCATACGCTCTAGATGCAGGTTTTGCCCCTGTAAGAAAATCTGGAAAGCTTCCAGGAGAAGTAATCTCGGCGGACTATGATCTTGAGTATGGCAAGGATCAATTAGCTATGCATAAAGATGCGATTCAACCCGGACAACGCGTGTTAATTGCAGATGACTTATTGGCGACGGGTGGAACCATTTCAACGACTGTAAATTTAGTCAGACAACTTGGCGGGGAAATTGTTGGTGCAGCCTTCCTCATTGAGTTAACCTACTTGAATGGAAAAGATAAAATTAAGGATATCGATGTATTCTCTCTTGTAAAATATTAA
- a CDS encoding bifunctional (p)ppGpp synthetase/guanosine-3',5'-bis(diphosphate) 3'-pyrophosphohydrolase: MSVDTAIEHAADNAIAKARMYLPDHDVKMLIRACEFARSAHDGQIRKSGAPYIIHPIAVAEILLTMQMDAVTVAAGFLHDVVEDTPVSLDEIKKEFGEDTANLVDGVTKLGRIKYKSKEEQQAENHRKMFLAMAQDVRVILIKLADRLHNMRTLKHLPEEKQRRIANETLEIFAPLAHRLGIASIKWELEDVALRYINPQQYYRIVNLMQKKRTEREKYIEQVIDEIRGKLRELQISADISGRPKHLYSIYNKMIRQNKEFNEIYDLLAVRVIVEDIRDCYASLGIIHTLWKPMPGRFKDYIAMPKANMYQSLHTTVIGPNGEPLEVQIRTGEMHRTAEYGIAAHWAYKEGKTPTEDENLENKLTWFREILEWQDNAKDAQEFMESLKMDLFSDVVFVFTPKGDVMELPNGSVPLDFAYRIHSEVGNRCIGAKVNNKIVPLDHSLKTGDIVEVLTSKHSYGPSRDWLKIAKSSQARNKIKAWFKKEKREENVLKGKEAVESELKKQGFELKEALTSENIAEATNKFNFNNEEDMYAAIGYGGLTPAQLVTRLTEKIRKVREEKSIPEFKQDFAKRKTPDQGISVKGIDNLLVRFSRCCTPIPGDEIVGFITRGRGISVHRTSCPNIKNEEEKDRVIHIDWEGDRIQEYNVDIEVTGHDRSGLLNEVLNAVADSKTNIIAVTGKADKNKVAKISMTIAINNVSHLQRVVERLKRIKDVYTVRRVLNT, translated from the coding sequence ATGAGCGTCGATACTGCCATTGAACATGCCGCTGACAATGCCATAGCCAAGGCTCGTATGTATTTGCCTGACCATGATGTCAAGATGCTGATTCGTGCATGCGAGTTTGCTCGAAGTGCTCATGATGGACAAATTCGAAAATCAGGAGCACCCTATATTATCCATCCTATAGCGGTGGCTGAGATCTTGCTCACGATGCAGATGGACGCTGTCACCGTAGCTGCTGGTTTTTTGCATGATGTTGTTGAAGATACTCCCGTTAGCCTTGACGAGATAAAGAAAGAATTTGGTGAAGACACGGCTAATTTAGTCGATGGTGTTACTAAATTAGGCCGCATTAAGTATAAATCAAAAGAAGAGCAACAGGCGGAGAATCATCGGAAGATGTTTCTGGCTATGGCTCAGGATGTCCGGGTTATTTTAATCAAGCTTGCTGACAGGCTTCACAATATGCGGACATTAAAGCACCTTCCAGAAGAGAAGCAGCGAAGAATCGCTAACGAGACATTAGAAATATTCGCTCCTTTAGCTCACCGATTGGGAATCGCTTCTATCAAGTGGGAGCTGGAGGACGTTGCGCTTCGCTACATTAATCCGCAGCAGTATTACCGTATTGTTAATTTAATGCAGAAAAAACGAACCGAGCGTGAAAAGTATATTGAACAAGTCATTGATGAGATACGCGGGAAACTTAGAGAGTTGCAAATCTCAGCAGATATTTCAGGGAGACCGAAGCACCTGTATAGTATCTACAACAAGATGATAAGACAGAATAAGGAGTTTAATGAAATTTATGATCTTCTTGCCGTTCGTGTCATTGTAGAAGATATCCGCGACTGCTATGCATCACTAGGGATTATTCATACGCTCTGGAAGCCAATGCCAGGAAGGTTTAAGGATTATATCGCCATGCCTAAGGCGAATATGTATCAATCCTTGCATACGACGGTTATTGGACCCAATGGAGAACCGCTTGAGGTCCAGATACGTACTGGTGAGATGCACCGGACAGCTGAATACGGTATCGCAGCTCACTGGGCTTACAAGGAAGGAAAGACACCTACAGAGGATGAGAATCTGGAGAATAAGCTCACCTGGTTCCGCGAAATTCTGGAATGGCAGGATAATGCTAAAGATGCTCAGGAATTTATGGAATCACTTAAGATGGACCTTTTCTCCGATGTCGTTTTTGTATTTACGCCTAAGGGAGATGTTATGGAGCTTCCGAATGGCTCAGTTCCTCTTGATTTTGCCTATCGTATCCACAGCGAGGTTGGAAATCGATGTATTGGAGCAAAGGTAAATAATAAGATTGTTCCATTAGATCATTCTTTGAAGACAGGAGACATTGTAGAAGTATTAACTTCAAAGCATAGTTATGGCCCTAGCCGTGATTGGCTCAAGATAGCGAAGTCCTCCCAAGCCCGTAATAAGATTAAAGCCTGGTTTAAGAAAGAGAAGCGCGAAGAGAATGTCCTCAAAGGAAAAGAAGCTGTTGAGTCAGAGTTGAAGAAACAAGGGTTTGAGCTCAAGGAAGCCCTTACCTCGGAGAACATTGCTGAGGCGACGAACAAGTTCAACTTCAACAATGAAGAGGATATGTATGCAGCCATCGGATATGGGGGATTGACTCCTGCTCAATTGGTTACAAGACTAACGGAAAAGATTAGAAAAGTACGAGAGGAAAAGTCTATCCCTGAATTTAAACAAGACTTTGCTAAGCGTAAGACTCCTGATCAGGGGATCTCCGTTAAAGGGATTGACAATCTCCTTGTACGCTTCTCTAGATGTTGTACTCCAATTCCAGGCGATGAGATTGTTGGTTTCATCACACGAGGAAGAGGAATCTCAGTACACAGAACAAGCTGCCCTAACATCAAGAATGAAGAGGAAAAGGACCGTGTAATTCATATTGATTGGGAAGGCGATCGCATACAGGAATATAATGTCGATATAGAAGTGACAGGACATGATCGCAGCGGACTACTGAACGAAGTACTGAATGCCGTTGCCGACAGCAAAACAAACATTATCGCGGTTACAGGAAAAGCTGATAAGAATAAAGTAGCAAAGATCAGCATGACTATTGCGATTAATAATGTCAGTCATTTACAGAGGGTGGTAGAGCGTCTGAAAAGAATCAAAGACGTCTATACCGTAAGAAGAGTGTTAAACACGTAA
- the dtd gene encoding D-aminoacyl-tRNA deacylase encodes MRVVVQRSKQAQVTVEDRVTGSIDKGLVLLVGITHEDTEDDVRFVAEKVANLRIFEDEQGKMNHSLLDVNGKLLSISQFTLYGDCRKGRRPNFMAAARPDYAEKLYDLFNDKLRQMGIQVETGIFGAMMQVSLTNDGPVTLIVES; translated from the coding sequence ATGAGAGTAGTGGTACAGCGATCCAAACAAGCACAAGTTACCGTAGAAGATCGCGTAACAGGCAGCATTGATAAAGGTCTTGTTTTATTGGTAGGAATTACTCATGAGGATACGGAAGATGATGTTCGTTTTGTAGCGGAGAAGGTCGCGAACCTACGGATATTCGAGGATGAGCAAGGCAAGATGAATCATTCTCTTCTTGATGTCAACGGCAAGCTTCTTTCCATTTCTCAGTTTACCCTTTATGGTGATTGCAGAAAGGGCCGAAGACCCAACTTTATGGCAGCTGCCCGTCCCGATTATGCGGAGAAACTGTATGATCTTTTTAACGACAAGCTAAGACAGATGGGTATTCAAGTAGAAACGGGAATATTCGGTGCTATGATGCAAGTGAGTCTGACTAATGATGGGCCCGTAACCCTGATAGTAGAAAGTTAA
- a CDS encoding SH3 domain-containing protein gives MDRIRIQLIALLVILIFCIPALTVQSNTEPSGTVTITVSSLNVRDGASLKHNVIAQVKENQTFPVLQTKDNWIQILLDDNLKGWIASWHVEVKQSGTTSSTYVTPMLEVLNVRSGPSTSFQVIEQITNTESYVRLESQGDWIKIRLKNGAEGWTAGWLMKDNNSASSSSPSAGPTLSSPPSSKATVNGSILNVRSGPDTSYSVAGQVRAGDTLVILEQKGDWLRVKKDQLEGWVANWLVKVESSLPQNQPKPQHPSEEPTIKILNPGTNLRSGPSTSSGVVKVADVGETYQVLGVEGDWYRVQITSNEVGYVAGWIVSAHGIAGVERKGIESVLKGKTILIDPGHGGNDSGAIGPHLGTLEKLVNLKVSQLLSSKLRAAGATVIMSRDEDRRVSLQERVDMSIQRQVDAFISVHHNTSENYRINGVITYFYSNGEDRDLANTIQKEVVKRTGLADLKARYGNYFVLRENPQLAVLCELGFLTNYQEEVIINTKDFHDQAAEGVFQGILKYFSDKK, from the coding sequence ATGGACCGAATCCGCATTCAACTTATAGCTTTACTTGTGATTTTGATTTTTTGTATACCAGCTTTGACCGTTCAATCCAATACCGAACCATCTGGTACCGTGACCATCACGGTAAGCAGTCTTAATGTCAGGGATGGAGCGAGTTTGAAGCACAACGTGATCGCTCAAGTTAAGGAAAATCAAACCTTTCCCGTGCTTCAAACCAAAGACAATTGGATTCAGATCCTCCTAGATGATAATCTAAAAGGATGGATTGCTTCCTGGCATGTGGAGGTTAAACAGTCTGGAACCACATCGTCCACTTATGTAACTCCAATGCTTGAAGTGCTTAATGTACGCTCTGGGCCTAGTACATCCTTCCAAGTCATTGAACAGATTACGAATACTGAAAGTTATGTTAGATTAGAAAGCCAAGGGGACTGGATTAAAATAAGGCTAAAAAACGGGGCCGAGGGATGGACGGCTGGTTGGCTGATGAAGGATAACAATTCTGCCTCTTCCTCCAGTCCATCAGCGGGGCCAACCTTAAGTTCTCCTCCCTCTTCGAAAGCCACAGTTAATGGCTCCATTCTCAATGTTCGAAGCGGCCCTGATACAAGCTACTCTGTAGCTGGACAAGTACGTGCAGGAGATACCTTGGTGATATTAGAGCAAAAAGGAGACTGGCTTCGTGTCAAGAAAGATCAATTAGAGGGATGGGTAGCGAATTGGTTAGTAAAAGTCGAATCTTCTTTGCCTCAGAATCAACCTAAGCCACAGCATCCATCAGAAGAACCAACTATTAAAATCTTAAATCCTGGCACGAATCTTCGTTCTGGTCCTTCTACCTCTTCCGGAGTCGTAAAGGTAGCGGACGTAGGGGAAACCTACCAAGTACTTGGGGTCGAAGGAGATTGGTACCGAGTCCAGATCACTAGTAATGAAGTCGGCTATGTAGCTGGATGGATTGTGTCAGCACATGGCATCGCGGGTGTTGAACGTAAAGGGATTGAGTCTGTCCTTAAGGGGAAAACCATCCTCATCGATCCAGGACACGGAGGCAATGACAGTGGTGCCATAGGCCCCCATTTAGGAACATTGGAGAAGCTAGTAAATCTTAAGGTTAGTCAGCTCTTAAGCAGTAAGCTTCGAGCAGCAGGGGCTACCGTCATTATGTCACGAGATGAGGATCGCAGAGTGTCTCTTCAGGAAAGGGTGGACATGTCTATTCAGAGGCAAGTAGATGCGTTTATTAGCGTCCATCATAACACGAGCGAAAACTACCGAATTAATGGTGTCATCACCTACTTTTACAGCAATGGAGAAGACCGAGATCTTGCCAACACGATTCAAAAAGAAGTGGTGAAACGAACAGGATTAGCTGACCTCAAGGCCCGTTATGGAAATTATTTTGTGTTGAGGGAGAACCCACAACTCGCCGTCTTATGTGAGCTTGGATTTCTAACAAACTACCAAGAGGAAGTCATTATTAATACGAAGGACTTTCATGATCAAGCTGCTGAGGGCGTTTTCCAGGGGATCTTGAAGTACTTTAGTGATAAAAAATAA
- a CDS encoding coproporphyrinogen III oxidase, whose product MKIRVVGLEESWELSITHIIELFYEEVHVVFKEEESECDVVIELILEDSNQIRAEATLQDRLSGQTIEKCYHVDKDEHLSPSEWRKKAKRAISHALLSALEEYTGIVQPWGILTGIRPTKLMHQKLQKGQSVERIHSELQEEYRVHPQKTQLMEQIVERQLMAVPDLHQLKREVSIYIGIPFCPTKCAYCTFPAYAIGGRQGSVESFLGGLHYEMRQIGAWLKEHDVPITTIYFGGGTPTSITAEEMDMLYEEMYESFPSMERVREVTVEAGRPDTITPEKLDVLKKWGIDRISINPQSYIQETLKAIGRHHTVEETIEKFKLAREMGMNNINMDLIIGLPGEGLHEFEFTLSETQKLNPESLTVHTLSFKRASEMTQNREKYKVATREEITQMMQRATDWTKKFGYVPYYLYRQKNILGNLENIGYAHPGKESIYNIMIMEEVQSIIGLGCGASSKWVHPETGKISRFANPKEPKAYNEGFEKYTEAKIEALNQLFLT is encoded by the coding sequence ATGAAGATTCGAGTTGTAGGTCTAGAAGAATCTTGGGAATTGTCCATTACCCATATCATAGAGCTGTTTTATGAGGAAGTGCATGTTGTATTTAAGGAAGAGGAATCTGAATGTGATGTTGTTATCGAACTGATATTAGAAGACTCCAATCAGATTCGAGCCGAGGCTACACTACAAGATAGGTTGAGCGGGCAAACCATTGAGAAGTGCTATCATGTTGACAAGGATGAGCATCTTTCTCCATCTGAATGGCGTAAGAAGGCCAAGCGTGCCATTAGCCATGCTCTCCTTTCTGCACTAGAGGAGTATACAGGCATCGTACAACCTTGGGGAATTCTAACTGGTATTCGACCAACGAAGCTGATGCATCAAAAGTTGCAAAAAGGTCAATCTGTTGAGCGAATACATAGTGAACTACAGGAAGAATACCGAGTACATCCTCAAAAAACTCAGCTCATGGAGCAAATTGTTGAACGTCAGTTAATGGCTGTACCAGATCTTCATCAGTTAAAGAGAGAAGTAAGCATCTATATTGGTATTCCTTTCTGCCCGACGAAATGTGCATACTGTACATTCCCAGCTTATGCCATTGGTGGTAGACAAGGATCCGTTGAGTCCTTTTTGGGCGGGCTCCATTACGAGATGAGACAAATTGGAGCTTGGTTAAAGGAGCATGATGTACCCATTACGACGATTTACTTCGGAGGCGGTACCCCAACAAGCATTACGGCGGAAGAGATGGACATGCTTTATGAGGAGATGTATGAATCTTTTCCGTCCATGGAACGTGTAAGAGAGGTTACCGTTGAGGCGGGGCGGCCTGATACCATTACACCTGAGAAGCTTGATGTATTGAAAAAGTGGGGAATCGATCGAATTAGTATTAATCCACAATCGTATATTCAAGAAACATTAAAGGCGATTGGTCGTCATCATACAGTAGAAGAAACAATAGAGAAATTTAAGCTTGCCCGTGAGATGGGAATGAATAATATTAATATGGACCTCATTATTGGTCTGCCGGGGGAAGGCCTCCATGAATTTGAATTTACACTCAGTGAAACACAGAAGTTAAACCCTGAATCCTTAACTGTTCACACCCTCTCCTTTAAACGGGCTTCAGAAATGACCCAAAATCGCGAAAAGTATAAAGTAGCCACTCGCGAGGAGATCACACAAATGATGCAGAGAGCAACGGATTGGACTAAGAAGTTCGGTTATGTCCCATACTATCTGTATCGTCAAAAGAATATTTTGGGTAATCTTGAGAACATTGGCTACGCACACCCGGGAAAAGAAAGTATATATAATATCATGATCATGGAAGAGGTCCAATCGATCATTGGGTTAGGCTGTGGGGCCTCTAGCAAGTGGGTGCATCCGGAAACAGGTAAAATCTCTCGTTTTGCCAACCCAAAGGAACCTAAGGCCTATAATGAAGGGTTTGAGAAGTATACAGAAGCAAAAATTGAAGCACTGAATCAATTATTCTTGACATGA
- the hisS gene encoding histidine--tRNA ligase, with product MAIHIPRGTADVLPGEVELWQFIEQKARDICKRYNYREVRTPIFEHTELFHRGVGETTDIVEKEMYTFTDKGGRSITLRPEGTAAVVRSYVENKLYGDPNQPSKLYYIGQMFRYERPQAGRMRQFTQFGIEAIGSHDPSIDAETIALAMRLYEELGLKGLKLELNSVGCTTCRPVHREHLVAHLAERREELCSDCQSRMERNPLRILDCKNEKCKELTKQAPNITEHLCDDCSPHFEQVKQHLDRLGIEYTVNPRMVRGLDYYTQTAFEIMAEGFGAITTICGGGRYNGLVEQIGGNDMPGIGFAMSIERVLLTLKAQNIELPIQTNLDCFLVALGEPAEKEAVRLLDELRSHGFAADKDYQGRKMKAQLKAADRYQARFVLILGEDELNKQVIVIKNMQTGEQNEVAWKDMVSFLRT from the coding sequence ATGGCGATTCACATTCCAAGGGGTACCGCTGATGTGCTCCCTGGTGAAGTGGAGTTATGGCAATTTATTGAGCAGAAAGCAAGAGACATCTGCAAGCGATACAACTATAGAGAGGTTAGGACCCCTATTTTCGAACATACAGAGTTGTTCCACCGCGGAGTTGGAGAAACAACGGATATTGTGGAGAAGGAGATGTACACCTTTACCGATAAGGGAGGAAGAAGCATCACCTTGCGTCCTGAGGGAACAGCGGCTGTTGTTCGCTCTTATGTAGAGAACAAATTGTATGGAGACCCTAATCAACCAAGTAAGCTGTACTATATTGGTCAGATGTTTCGCTACGAGCGCCCGCAAGCAGGGAGAATGCGACAGTTCACACAGTTTGGTATTGAAGCGATTGGTTCCCATGACCCTTCTATTGATGCCGAAACGATTGCATTAGCGATGAGACTCTATGAAGAACTAGGGTTGAAAGGACTAAAGCTGGAATTAAATAGTGTTGGCTGCACGACCTGCCGCCCTGTACATAGGGAACACCTTGTGGCTCACTTGGCCGAGAGACGCGAGGAATTATGTTCAGACTGTCAGTCTCGAATGGAGCGCAATCCGCTCAGAATTCTTGATTGTAAGAATGAAAAGTGTAAGGAGCTTACGAAGCAAGCCCCTAATATCACAGAGCACTTGTGCGATGATTGCTCTCCCCATTTTGAGCAAGTAAAACAGCACCTAGACCGCCTAGGAATAGAGTACACCGTTAATCCGAGGATGGTTCGTGGCTTGGACTATTATACACAAACAGCGTTTGAGATTATGGCTGAAGGGTTCGGAGCGATCACAACCATTTGTGGTGGGGGACGATATAACGGCTTGGTGGAACAGATCGGCGGCAATGACATGCCTGGAATCGGTTTTGCAATGAGTATTGAACGCGTACTCTTGACGCTAAAAGCTCAAAATATTGAACTTCCCATTCAAACCAACTTAGATTGCTTCCTTGTTGCATTAGGAGAACCTGCAGAAAAAGAGGCTGTGAGGCTATTAGATGAGCTGAGAAGTCATGGCTTTGCTGCAGATAAGGATTATCAAGGGCGCAAGATGAAAGCACAGTTAAAAGCTGCTGACCGATATCAAGCTCGTTTCGTATTAATTCTTGGAGAAGATGAATTGAACAAGCAAGTCATCGTGATTAAAAACATGCAGACGGGTGAACAGAATGAAGTCGCATGGAAAGACATGGTGTCCTTTCTTCGTACTTAA